The Desulfobulbaceae bacterium genome has a segment encoding these proteins:
- a CDS encoding serine protease, whose amino-acid sequence ILLANTIQMLGSIVAAFCLTLLFLRFVLPKLGRVVDGPYLGTNLAASHADSVEAKRVRVGEIGTVVSFLRPSGKVEIGNDIIDAISEGDFLEKDTPVIVTKISGNRVIVARSTP is encoded by the coding sequence GATTCTGCTTGCCAATACTATCCAGATGCTTGGTTCCATAGTGGCAGCTTTTTGTCTGACCCTGCTCTTTCTGCGCTTTGTTTTACCGAAGTTGGGGCGTGTTGTCGACGGACCCTATCTCGGAACCAATCTGGCCGCATCCCATGCAGATTCTGTTGAGGCTAAACGGGTTCGAGTCGGTGAGATCGGCACGGTGGTGTCTTTTCTGCGGCCTTCCGGGAAGGTCGAAATTGGCAATGATATTATTGATGCGATAAGCGAAGGAGACTTTTTGGAGAAAGATACTCCGGTGATAGTGACCAAAATCAGTGGTAACCGGGTGATTGTTGCCAGGAGCACGCCATGA